A genomic region of Colletotrichum destructivum chromosome 1, complete sequence contains the following coding sequences:
- a CDS encoding Putative rRNA-processing protein Efg1: MGTKRAHDDFDSEGAQTHDQRSNSPGSEDGQHDNKRFKATKRKHRAKEGTTNWNKTRARAIRRLLQSGKELPATKRNELEQELQALQERVEEHDFRKRRSNMIQKYHMVRFFERKKAERLLKQLRKKLQQTEDAEEKKRLEAEAHVAEVDVAYARFFPLMERYESLYADKNKDAGDGEQKQEEGAADKPDEADADKPFKQPKALQALHAERPKMWATVEKVLPEGEAALYRLRDRKSPADAAPHQRQPLPQRKQRPARAKEEDPWLARSKKSWDDVKKTRDPKQPMNRRERRALERKAPKKVEEEDDGTGFFE; this comes from the exons ATGGGCACGAAACGAGCACACGACGACTTCGATTCGGAAGGCGCGCAGACGCACGACCAGCGCAGCAACTCACCGGGCTCGGAAGACGGTCAGCACGATAACAAAAGGTTCAAGGCCACCAAGAGGAAGCACAGGGCGAAGGAGGGCACGACGAACTGGAACAAGACGCGCGCGAGAGCCATCAGAAGGCTGTTACAGAGCGGCAAGGAGCTGCCAGCCACGAAGCGCAATGAGCTGGAGCAGGAGCTGCAGGCGCTGCAGGAGAGGGTCGAGGAGCACGACTTCAGGAAGAGGCGGAGCAACATGATTCAGAAATACCACATGGTTCGGTTCTTTG AGCGGAAAAAGGCAGAGAGGCTCCTGAAGCAACTCCGCAAGAAACTCCAGCAGACCGAAGACGCcgaagagaagaagcgcctcgaggccgaggcccacGTGGCCGAAGTGGACGTCGCCTACGCCCGCTTCTTTCCCCTGATGGAGCGCTACGAGAGTCTGTATGccgacaagaacaaggacgccggggacggggaacagaagcaggaggagggggcggcggacaagccggacgaggccgacgcggACAAACCCTTCAAGCAGCCCAAGGCGCTGCAGGCGCTGCACGCGGAACGGCCAAAGATGTGGGCGACGGTCGAGAAGGTGCTGccggagggcgaggcggcgctgtACAGACTGCGCGACCGCAAGTCGCCGGCGGACGCGGCCCCGCACCAGAGGCAGCCCCTGCCGCAGCGGAAGCAGCGACCGGCGCGGGCGAAGGAAGAGGACCCGTGGCTCGCGCGGTCCAAGAAGTCTTGGGACGATGtcaagaagacgagggaCCCCAAGCAGCCGATGAACCGAAGAGAGCGGAGGGCACTGGAGAGGAAGGCCCCGAAgaaggtggaggaggaggacgacggcacgGGTTTCTTTGAGTGA
- a CDS encoding Putative phosphotransferase KptA/Tpt1, RNA 2'-phosphotransferase domain-containing protein, which yields MTSSTVCFFKRYRFPSLVHVKRPPWKVVLVEYAAIPRPIAVQGPAHQTTHNRHLSSASPRSTWQLGPFSRLSQFQASPSVVEQDRMADQHTETAAVAVDDKTQRRGGGGGRRGGRGGGGGGQPREVLVSKALSKLLRHQAENAGLKLDDGGYAPLDKVLSYGPIRSLQVTFSDIQAAVSTSDKQRFALKVNEATNPSLDETSTEPLHWLIRANQGHSIKLDSAALLTPITLDAGNVPEIVVHGTYFAFWRAIEESGGLSRMGRNHVHFATGLPGDERGVVSGMRRDAEVLVYVDVERALREEEEMRWWVSENGVVLTEGDAEGRVPTRLFREVRARDEAAGVGVLWRDGEKVGELPEGLRMRAPPGKGRGGGRGGRGGRGGQRGGRA from the exons ATGACAAGTAGCACTGTTTGCTTTTTCAAAAGATACAGGTTTCCTAGCCTCGTTCACGTGAAAAGACCGCCGTGGAAGGTTGTTTTAGTGGAATACGCGGCTATACCACGGCCGATTGCAGTGCAAGGCCCAGCGCACCAGACGACGCACAACCGCCATCTATCATCAGCGTCACCCCGGTCGACGTGGCAACTCGGACCGTTTTCGAGGCTTTCACAGTTTCAGGCATCTCCATCCGTCGTGGAGCAAGACAGAATGGCAGACCAGCACACGGAGACCGCGGCTGTTGCTGTCGATGACAAGACGCAGAggcgcggaggaggaggtgggcgCAGAGGcgggaggggtggtggtggcgggggACAGCCGCGGGAGGTGTTGGTTTCTAAGGCACTTTCAAAGCTTCTGAGACACCAGGCCGAGAACGCTGGGTTGAAGCTTGATGACGGCGGATATGCGCCGCTGGACAAAGTG CTCTCCTACGGCCCTATCCGCTCGCTGCAGGTGACCTTCTCCGACATCCAAGCCGCCGTCAGCACGTCGGACAAGCAGCGCTTCGCCCTCAAAGTCAACGAGGCGACGAACCCGTCGCTGGACGAGACCTCGACGGAGCCCTTGCACTGGCTGATCCGCGCGAACCAGGGCCACAGCATCAAGCTcgactcggcggcgttgctgACGCCCATCACGCTCGATGCGGGCAACGTGCCCGAGATCGTGGTGCACGGCACGTACTTTGCCTTCTGGCGGGCCATCGAGGAGTCGGGTGGGCTGAGTAGAATGGGGCGGAACCACGTGCACTTCGCGACAGGGCTGCCGGGGGATGAGAGGGGCGTCGTAAGCGGCATGAGGAGGGATGCCGAAGTGCTGGTGtacgtcgacgtcgagaggGCGCtgagagaggaggaagagatgcGATGGTGGGTCAGCGAGAACGGCGTCGTGCTGACGGAAGGGGACGCGGAGGGGAGGGTGCCCACGAGGTTGTTCCGCGAGGTGCGCGCgagggacgaggcggcgggcgtggGCGTGTTGTGGAGGGATGGGGAGAAGGTCGGCGAGCTGCCCGAGGGGCTGAGGATGAGAGCGCCGCCGGgcaaggggaggggtggcgGGCGTGGCGGGCGTGGCGGTCGCGGTGGCCAGAGGGGTGGGAGGGCGTAA
- a CDS encoding Putative Rab-GAP-TBC domain-containing protein, whose amino-acid sequence MRALDDAQSRWAETLKNAGNFPELQHAVRYNGPLSPCITGLRSVCWKAFLLLQDVEPSDWSRQVSELRSFYSQRQDHFLKFIKHPEELAKVAVDPLTDDPESPWNTVRQDEIIRAEIAQDVRRLPDEPFYHEERTQTLIIDALFVYCKLHPNSGGYRQGMHELLAPMAYVINQDALDREAIAASGQPADETMLGMLDSSFIEHDTFALFSKIMEKAKSFYEVKDSISKAALASASRDRVESSAIVEKSKYIHEVCLAKVDPELANHLKDIEILPQIFLIRWIRLLFGREFPFDEMLVLWDTIFAVDPSLSLIDLICVAMLLRIRWSLLEADYSVCLQLLLKYPAPEAPHGPHTFVDDAVYLRTHLNVSGGVSLLLKYTGKMPSTTQSASSSRPTTPMGQAFSSFRNRTKGGHSPIPSASRFIQQQGGVEALFQGAAKSVLERGEKLGINQAVRDAMGDIKRNMQGLNEVRYTPRTARQLLGDDSATQAIAALEQRNRLLANMLDETVTSLRSLATSNLDDKVKTLELVEVAAAKVQFVKVYLEDPTMEVPELEGFTSPPPEESRGENSMDVEPGGKAAAEAAAAAENVAGAITTLSLADPGKTKTPPASTSPLPEPMDTAQDAPAAKPSEHPSASVSSPISGNHAAKSQERPQPPIPTRSTLAQSSFSWMLEPDQSPHTASPPQLPKSSSGGAHRKKPSGNISRERNAFLFGEVVADADDQAKPIKSDDIFGLQPIEKPKSPFA is encoded by the exons ATGAGAGCCCTCGATGACGCCCA ATCGAGATGGGCCGAGACACTGAAGAATGCCGGGAATTTTCCCGAGCTGCAACATGCCGTCAGGTACAACGGACCTCTGAGCCCATGCATCACAGGCCTCAGGTCGGTGTGCTGGAAG GCtttcctgctgctgcaagatGTTGAGCCTTCAGACTGGTCACGCCAAGTCTCGGAGCTGCGCAGTTTCTACTCCCAACGACAGGACCATTTCCTTAAGTTCATCAAGCAccccgaggagctggccaAGGTGGCCGTCGACCCGTTGACCGACGACCCTGAG TCACCGTGGAACACTGTGCGGCAAGACGAGATTATCAGGGCGGAAATCGCGCAGGACGTTCGTCGCCTGCCTGATGAACCCTTCTACCACGAGGAGCGGACCCAGACACTCATCATCGATGCGCTGTTTGTTTACTGCAAGCTGCACCCCAACAGCGGCGGCTACCGCCAGGGCATGCACGAGCTCCTGGCGCCTATGGCATATGTTATCAACCAGGACGCGCTCGACCGTGAGGCCATTGCTGCCAGCGGCCAGCCGGCCGATGAAACAATGCTTGGCATGCTCGACTCTTCATTTATTGAACACGACACATTTGCCTTGTTTTCCAAGATTatggagaaggccaagtcGTTTTACGAAGTCAAAGACTCCATCTCCAaggcggccttggcgtcCGCTTCCCGAGATCGCGTAGAATCGTCGGCCATTGTCGAAAAGAGCAAGTACATCCACGAGGTGTGCTTGGCCAAGGTCGACCCCGAGCTCGCCAACCATCTAAAAGACATTGAGATCTTACCGCAAATATTCCTCAT TCGTTGGATTCGCCTTCTGTTCGGTCGCGAATTTCCATTTGACGAGATGCTTGTGCTTTGGGATACCATATTTGCTGTCGATCCGTCTCTAAGCTTGATAGATCTGATCTGTGTTGCCATGCTTCTGAGGATTCGTTGGAGTC TGCTCGAGGCGGACTACTCCGTGTGCTTGCAGTTGCTTCTTAAGTATCCCGCACCAGAAGCTCCCCATGGGCCTCACACATTCGTAGACGACGCTGTATATCTGAGAACACATCTTAACGTCTCGGGGGGCGTTTCGCTCCTCTTGAAATATACAGGAAAGATGCCGAGCACAACGCAATCTGCGAGTAGTTCGCGGCCCACGACGCCGATGGGCCAGGCGTTTTCGTCCTTCAGGAACCGGACCAAAGGCGGCCACTCGCCAATCCCCTCGGCAAGCAGGTTCATCCAGCAGCAGGGCGGGGTGGAAGCTCTGTTTCAGGGCGCTGCGAAAAGCGTGCTCGAGCggggcgagaagctcggTATCAACCAGGCCGTACGTGACGCCATGGGCGACATCAAGAGAAACATGCAAGGCCTGAACGAAGTGCGCTATACGCCTCGAACGGCGAGACAGCTGCTGGGCGACGACTCGGCCACCCAAGCCATTGCCGCGCTGGAGCAACGGAATAGGCTGTTGGCGAACATGCTGGACGAGACGGTAACAAGCCTCCGGTCTCTGGCCACTTccaacctcgacgacaaggtcaagacgctggagctcgtcgaggtggCAGCAGCCAAGGTCCAGTTCGTGAAGGTGTACCTAGAAGACCCAACGATGGAGGTCCCGGAGCTCGAGGGCTTCACCAGCCCCCCGCCCGAGGAGTCCAGAGGAGAAAACTCGATGGACGTAGAGCCAGGCGGCAAAGCGGCCGCTGaggccgctgctgccgccgaaAACGTGGCCGGTGCCATCACAACGCTGTCCTTGGCAGATCCCGGGAAAACCAaaacgccgccggcctcgacatcACCCCTCCCCGAGCCTATGGATACCGCGCAGGACGCACCCGCAGCCAAACCTTCTGAGCacccgtcggcgtcggtatCAAGCCCAATTTCCGGGAACCATGCGGCCAAGTCACAAGAGCGGCCCCAACCGCCGATCCCGACGCGGTCAACGCTCGCCCAGTCGTCCTTCTCGTGGATGCTCGAGCCGGACCAATCGCCGCacacggcatcgccgccgcagctgcCGAAGTCGAGCTCCGGAGGGGCACACCGAAAGAAACCCTCGGGGAACATCAGTAGGGAGCGCAACGCCTTTCTCTTTGGCGAAGTCGTCGCTGATGCCGACGACCAGGCCAAGCCGATCAAGTCGGACGACATCTTTGGGCTGCAACCCATAGAGAAGCCAAAGTCCCCATTCGCATGA
- a CDS encoding Putative GATOR complex protein MIO, zinc-ribbon, with translation MDRPEPGLIKWSQIPGHDSFIHINLQHRVVQVYEPNGLAQRSRFDYKRLSKHDDFPTLTTYDWSPTVPGLLAVGTQTGVVNLLRMDDNSNAYIELNLKMTRTCQAVAFSIEGLLAVGLDRVRMDQCLHIWDVNRLSTMSKTAKGFPKDLHAFTDPAYRLEPSVSVSSVKFFEDSPKTLVVGIKAQGLRIHDLREPGSVVSTFQTKCNNNLAIDYADQNYFASSALDQPGIMVWDRRATSRPVASPSYLGAVDEDDLPWGGALKLDRVVEMDDDPSLSESRHSIVRSLRYCRDHRGLLAVLSRSGQLKVLDTNKEITHRDMALEGSPELLEVHKSYDMDVQYGDSGRKNDRIVSFDWVTLDSAVLQPRLVILRANGTFEILEQPSYTSDYLYKLTPWQPPHRGLEEGAEYHSIMEFEPSHCSDMLGPLFVKEALSDIPIFGPNKADIQSIVDKTLQSKFSAADLNSKLIGNADKASPALDKSRPTAERMRALRLELKEKAKNSETNGAESSAMEESISSLAQLSLSKEGPVSCRHMHEHLLSLPLKAPDLSTEAQCLLDHVMLLRAKEKYLFDCNINRVVVSDDPWLRYVWDWVADAEDAAFDGGMKLSPLDLSYMGVCTIWTDDLGRKPSSRLPEASPIPETTLWEKCIGSICTKRRLPKYAGIHTKKPFHRQLCLDICGWGDTAAHEARGAAVHDPSRDYPTTPHTMAAARALFKGETQVAIQILKTASVTHPELLFVSLALQLIGRNDSHLSKEQLDFDEAVASKTDPYLRAISSLIATGDWVAIANQKSLPLSDRAYVAVRNFDDEQLTRWLNEQVAMAVETGDIEGIVLTGITDRLVDIFAKYVEKFNDFQTATLVTSICAPRYIDDYRCLAWRNAYRSYLQRHKAFLQRTKFEVESTKKSKRGGRPTIKPPSRQIALRCVYCDAETTLAGQGGAGTGSQAGAPDSRNPLMATSTNAGISCPNCGRHLPRCVVCLEVVGVPRTDRPELNGEPEVWVAANFPTFCLKCEHVLHLDHARQWFTRHVECPVPECRCRCNFRANPELNYH, from the exons ATGGACCGTCCAGAGCCTGGACTGATCAAGTGGTCGCAGATTCCTGGCCACGATAGCTTCATCCACATCAACCTCCAGCATCGCGTCGTGCAGGTGTACGAGCCCAACGGACTCGCGCAGAGAAGCCGGTTCGACTACAAGAGGCTATCTAAACACGATGATTTCCCCACGCTCACTACGTATGACTGGTCGCCGACGGTACCGGGCCTTCTGGCCGTCGGCACCCAGACCGGTGTTGTTAATCTGCTGAGGATGGACGACAACTCCAATGCTTACATCGAACTAAATCTTAAGATGACGAGAACGTGTCAAGCGGTGGCTTTCAGCATCGAAGGGCTCCTTGCCGTTGGCCTGGACAGAGTGCGGATGGACCAGTGCCTTCACATCTGGGACGTCAACCGGCTGTCGACGATGAGCAAGACAGCCAAGGGGTTCCCCAAAGATTTGCACGCGTTCACGGACCCGGCCTACCGACTGGAACCGAGTGTGTCAGTGTCGAGCGTCAAGTTCTTTGAGGATAGCCCCAAGACCTTGGTGGTGGGGATCAAGGCCCAGGGCCTGCGCATCCACGATCTCCGAG AGCCTGGCAGTGTTGTCTCTACGTTCCAGACCAAGTGCAACAATAACCTGGCCATAGATTATGCCGACCAGAACTATTTCGCGTCGTCGGCATTGGACCAGCCTGGCATCATGGTCTGGGACAGACGTGCGACGTCGCGGCCAGTTGCTTCGCCATCGTACTTGGGCgcggtggacgaggacgacctcCCGTGGGGCGGTGCCCTGAAACTCGACCGGGTggtggagatggacgacgacccgTCCCTGAGCGAAAGCAGGCATTCCATCGTTCGCTCCCTGCGCTATTGCCGGGATCATCGCGGGCTTTTGGCCGTGTTGTCTCGATCTGGCCAGCTCAAGGTCTTGGACACGAACAAGGAGATAACACATCGCGACATGGCTCTCGAGGGTAGCCccgagctgctggaggtCCATAAGTCCTACGACATGGATGTCCAATATGGCGACAGCGGCAGGAAGAACGATCGCATTGTGTCTTTTGACTGGGTGACGCTGGACTCGGCGGTGCTGCAGCCACGCCTTGTGATTCTGCGCGCCAACGGAACGttcgagatcctcgagcaACCGTCGTATACTTCCGACTACCTCTACAAACTGACGCCGTGGCAGCCGCCTCATCGGGGACTGGAAG AAGGAGCCGAGTACCACAGCATAATGGAGTTCGAGCCTTCGCATTGTTCTGACATGCTCGGTCCCTTGTTTGTCAAGGAGGCACTCTCGGATATTCCCATATTTGGCCCTAACAAGGCCGACATCCAGTCCATCGTGGACAAGACGTTGCAGTCCAAGTTCTCGGCCGCCGATCTCAACAGCAAGCTGATCGGCAATGCGGACAAGGCCTCTCCGGCACTCGACAAGTCCAGGCCGACTGCAGAGAGGATGCGGGCTTTGAGGCTGGAGCTTAAGGAAAAGGCCAAAAATTCAGAGACGAACGGGGCCGAAAGCTCAGCTATGGAGGAGTCAATCAGCTCGCTCGCCCAGCTTTCTCTTTCCAAAGAAGGGCCGGTTTCTTGTCGTCACATGCACGAGCATCTTCTGTCATTGCCGTTGAAGGCTCCGGACTTGTCGACCGAAGCTCAGTGCCTTCTCGACCACGTCATGCTCCTCCGCGCGAAAGAGAAGTACCTTTTTGACTGTAACATCAACCGTGTCGTCGTGTCTGATGACCCATGGCTGCGTTATGTGTGGGACTGGGTCGCTG ATGCGGAAGACGCTGCCTTTGACGGAGGCATGAAGCTGTCACCGCTCGACCTCAGCTACATGGGCGTCTGTACTATCTGGACCGACGATCTGG GTAGAAAGCCCTCATCAAGGCTTCCGGAGGCATCACCGATTCCGGAGACAACCCTTTGGGAGAAGTGCATCGGGAGCATCTGCACAAAGCGGCGGTTGCCAAAGTACGCAGGGATCCATACCAAGAAGCCATTCCATAGGCAATTGTGCCTGGACATCTGCGGTTGGGGGGACACTGCCGCGCATGAAGCCAGGGGAGCAGCGGTGCACGATCCCAGCCGAGACTACCCAACGACGCCACACACAATGGCAGCGGCCCGGGCTCTCTTCAAGGGCGAAACGCAAGTTGCAATTCAAATCCTAAAGACGGCCAGCGTTACCCATCCGGAGCTGCTGTTCGTCTCGCTGGCGTTGCAACTCATTGGGAGGAACGACAGCCACCTCAGCAAGGAGCAGCTCGAtttcgacgaggccgtcgctTCGAAGACGGATCCTTATCTCCGGGCAATTTCCTCGCTGATCGCCACGGGGGACTGggtcgccatcgccaaccaAAAATCGTTGCCCTTGTCGGATCGGGCTTACGTCGCGGTGCGGAATTTCGACGATGAGCAGCTCACCAGGTGGCTCAACGAGCAGGTTGCCATGGCAGTGGAGACAGGGGACATTGAGGGGATCGTTCTCACGGGGATCACGGATAGGCTGGTCGACATCTTTGCCAAGTATGTCGAGAAGTTCAACGACTTCCAGACGGCGACGCTGGTAACATCGATATGCGCGCCGCGCTACATTGACGACTACCGGTGCCTGGCGTGGAGGAACGCCTACAGGTCATACCTGCAACGGCACAAGGCATTTCTGCAGAGGACCAAGTTCGAGGTGGAGAGCACGAAAAAGAGCAAGCGTGGAGGGCGGCCGACGATCAAGCCGCCGTCTCGACAAATCGCGCTGCGGTGCGTCTACTGCGACGCGGAGACGACGCTCGCCGGGCAAGGCGGAGCCGGAACAGGGTCACAGGCGGGGGCGCCCGACTCGAGGAATCCGCTGATGGCGACCAGCACCAACGCGGGCATCAGTTGCCCGAACTGCGGGCGTCACCTGCCGAGGTGCGTGGTGTGCCTCGAGGTGGTGGGAGTCCCGAGGACCGACCGGCCCGAGCTCAACGGCGAGCCGGAGGTGTGGGTGGCGGCCAACTTTCCAACTTTTTGTCTCAAGTGCGAGCATGTACTGCATCTCGACCATGCGAGGCAGTGGTTTACGAGGCACGTCGAGTGCCCGGTGCCCGAATGCCGGTGTCGATGCAATTTCAGGGCCAACCCGGAGCTGAACTATCACTAA
- a CDS encoding Putative histidine phosphatase superfamily, clade-1 has protein sequence MSLEVVYIARHGFRSNWLVDPSTGSYTASIPSPTGIPADPELTAHGVDQAKELGAHLLTVEPPIEAVYSSPYYRCLQTITPFVTLQKERLNRLRGQDVGRNADTDAITIRPEHGLCEWYGAAPFEHPTPASSDVLKSMFPHLNDTYRSAVFPARNGETIAQLHDRVAAGVQAIIEQCDAEGKRAVVLCSHAASIIALGRVLTGVMPETIDAEDFRAFTCGLSMYRRKAPSPSGTQTSATPGPDSETRSWRNGRGVGGGWVCELNSDCSFLSGGEERGWRFSGDESFSTAEKSSPQVDAGLALGVVVEGKVKPDKVSPHRAAGHHRL, from the exons ATGTCACTGGAAGTAGTTTACATCGCCCGCCATGGA TTCCGGTCCAACTGGCTTGTCGACCCTTCGACGGGAAGCTACACGGCGTCCATCCCATCTCCGACAGGAATCCCCGCAGACCCGGAGTTGACAGCACACGGCGTCGACCAGGCTAAGGAGCTGGGCGCCCACCTGCTGACCGTTGAGCCTCCAATCGAAGCCGTCTATTCCAGCCCCTACTACCGCTGTCTGCAAACAATCACGCCCTTCGTCACCCTCCAGAAGGAACGCCTCAACCGTCTTCGCGGGCAGGACGTTGGGCGCAAcgccgacaccgacgccATCACCATTCGTCCCGAGCATGGCCTTTGCGAATGGTATGGCGCCGCCCCGTTCGAGCATCCGACCCCGGCCTCGTCCGACGTGCTAAAGTCCATGTTCCCTCACCTCAATGACACGTATCGGAGCGCCGTGTTTCCCGCTCGCAACGGTGAGACCATCGCTCAATTGCACGACcgtgtcgccgccggcgtaCAAGCCATCATCGAGCAAtgcgacgccgagggcaaaCGCGCCGTGGTCCTATGTTCGCACGCCGCCTCTATCATCGCCCTTGGGCGAGTCCTCACCGGCGTCATGCCCGAGACCATTGATGCGGAAGACTTCCGAGCCTTCACGTGCGGATTGAGTATGTACCGAAGGAAAGCACCATCGCCTTCCGGGACACAAACCTCGGCGACCCCAG GACCGGATTCGGAAACCCGCTCATGGAGAAACGGGAGgggagttggaggagggTGGGTATGCGAGCTCAACAGCGACTGCAGCTTTTTGagcggaggagaagagaggggaTG GAGATTTTCGGGAGATGAGTCCTTTTCCACGGCCGAGAAATCATCGCCTCAGGTCGACGCCGGACTGGCACTCGGCGTGGTGGTGGAAGGAAAAGTGAAACCCGACAAGGTGTCTCCCCACAGAGCTGCAGGTCATCATCGCCTCTAG